The following proteins are co-located in the Castanea sativa cultivar Marrone di Chiusa Pesio chromosome 8, ASM4071231v1 genome:
- the LOC142606948 gene encoding protease Do-like 10, mitochondrial, which produces MLGSTVRTVRRVSSSSNNNLLLKDSILKRFNNTSTDSIFISKANTYVSSSSSSSTTQINKNNETHLWNGDCYTTTLAAHVLRNSKNNRQRQRGGGVVRHQQQQKKTTTTINKEDKDRDAIELALDSVVKIFTVSSSPNYILPWQNKSQRESMGSGFVIPGRKIITNAHVVADHTFVLVRKHGSPTEYRAEVQAVGHECDLALLPVQSQDFWEGMNFLELGDIPFLQQAVAVVGYPQGGDNISVTKGVVSTVEPTQYVHGATQLMAIQIDAAINPGNSGGPAIMANKVAGVAFQNLSGAENIGYIIPVPVIKHFLDGVEESGKYVGFCSLGLVCQPTENVQLRNHFKMLPEMTGVLVSKINPLADAYKILKKDDIILAFDGVPIANDGTVPFRNRERITFDYLVSMKKPNETAVVKVLRDGKECEFSITLRPLQPLVPVHQFDILPSYYIFAGLVFVPLTQPYLHEYGEDWYNTSPRRLCERALRELPKKAGEQLVVLSQVLMDDINAGYERLAELQVKKVNGVEIENLKHLCQIVENCSNESVRFDLDDERVIVLNYNLAKIASSKILKRHRIPSAKSNDLIDEQNSLEVGLAC; this is translated from the exons ATGCTGGGTTCAACAGTCCGTACAGTACGCAGGGTCTCCTCCTCttccaataataacttattgctgaaagaTTCAATTTTGAAGCGCTTCAATAACACTAGCACTGATAGTATTTTTATTAGCAAAGCTAATACTTatgtttcttcatcttcatcttcatcaacaacacaaatcaacaaaaacaatgaGACCCATTTGTGGAATGGCGACTGTTATACTACTACATTGGCGGCTCACGTGCTCAGAAACAGCAAGAACAATAGACAAAGACAACGCGGCGGCGGCGTTGTGAGGCATCAACAGCAGCAAAAGAAAACGACTACGACGATAAATAAGGAGGATAAAGATAGAGATGCAATAGAGTTGGCATTGGATTCGGTGGTGAAGATTTTCACAGTGAGTAGCAGCCCCAATTACATCCTCCCTTGGCAAAACAAGTCCCAGCGTGAATCCATGGGTTCTG GGTTTGTAATCCCTGGAAGAAAGATAATTACAAATGCTCATGTAGTGGCTGATCATACGTTTGTACTTGTGAGGAAGCATGGTTCTCCTACCGAGTATAGAGCAGAGGTTCAAGCTGTTGGTCATGAATGTGATTTGGCTCTTCTCCCTGTTCAAAGCCAGGATTTTTGGGAGGGAATGAACTTCTTGGAGCTTGGAGACATCCCTTTTCTACAACAAGCTGTTGCTGTTGTTGGATATCCACaag GCGGGGACAACATTTCCGTTACTAAAGGTGTTGTTTCCACGGTTGAACCCACACAATATGTACATGGTGCAACCCAACTTATGGCAATTCAGATTGATGCAGCCATCAATCCGGGGAATAGTGGTGGCCCAGCAATCATGGCCAATAAAGTTGCTGGCGTAGCTTTTCAAAACCTTTCAGGTGCTGAAAATATTGG TTATATTATTCCTGTTCCAGTAATAAAACATTTTCTTGATGGTGTTGAAGAAAGTGGAAAATATGTTGGGTTCTGCTCTCTGGGTTTAGTATGCCAGCCTACTGAAAATGTCCAACTTCGAAACCACTTCAAAATGCTCCCTGAAATGACTGGGGTACTTGTGAGCAAAATTAATCCTCTTGCAGATGCATACAAAATCTTGAAGAAGGATGATATTATCCTCGCATTTGATGGTGTGCCTATAGCAAATGATGGAACTG TTCCTTTCCGAAACAGAGAGCGGATAACATTTGATTATCTAGTGTCAATGAAGAAACCCAATGAAACAGCAGTAGTTAAAGTTCTGAGGGATGGCAAAGAGTGTGAATTTAGTATCACCCTTCGACCT CTGCAGCCATTAGTACCAGTTCATCAATTTGATATACTCCcaagttattatatatttgctGGACTGGTCTTTGTTCCTCTCACTCAGCCATACCTTCATGAATATGGTGAAGACTGGTATAATACTTCACCACGTCGATTATGTGAACGTGCACTTAGGGAATTGCCTAAGAAGGCTGGTGAACAACTTGTTGTCCTTTCTCAG GTACTGATGGATGATATCAATGCGGGTTACGAACGTCTTGCAGAGTTACAG GTCAAGAAAGTGAATGGTGTAGAAATTGAAAATCTGAAGCATTTATGCCAGATTGTGGAGAACTGTAGTAATGAGAGCGTGAGGTTTGATTTGGATGATGAAAGGGTCATTGTACTGAACTATAATTTGGCGAAGATTGCCTCCTCTAAAATTTTGAAGCGACACAGAATACCTTCTGCCAAGTCCAATGATCTTATTGATGAACAGAACAGTTTGGAAGTTGGGTTGGCCTGCTAG
- the LOC142608346 gene encoding kinesin-like protein KIN-12E isoform X2 has translation MKMAFISETASAIKSRFGFHDHASKSSSTNSSPDLLKSTSKDNNAAFAHSNSVVRTISNWDEDDTVSVAGSSSTQSFDFDEDPSFWKDHNVQVIIRVRPLSSTEISLQGYTKCVRQESCQTITWTGHPESRFTFDVVADENVSQEKLFKVAGLPMVENCMGGYNSCMFAYGQTGSGKTHTMLGDIEGGTRRHSVNCGMTPRVFEHLFTRIQKEKEARRDEKLRFTCKCSFLEIYNEQILDLLEPSSNNLQIREDIKKGVYVENLKEIEVTSARDVIQQLIQGASNRKVAATNMNRASSRSHSVFTCIIESKWDSQGVSHHRFARLNLVDLAGSERQKSSGAEGERLKEATNINKSLSTLGLVIMNLVNMSNGKSLHVPYRDSKLTFLLQDSLGGNSKTTIIANISPSSCCSLETLSTLKFAQRAKFIKNNAIVNEDASGDVIAMRIQIQQLKREVSRLRGLASEGENQDNDTSTLGFPGSPGSFKWEGLHGSFSPLASGKRMSQKKDYEVALVGAFRREKDKDIALQALTAENQAAVQLVKQRENEIKVLKMGLRFREAAIKRLEAVASGKILAETHLLKEKEEHWKEIEVLRGQVARNQEVTRFAMENLQLKEEIRRLKSFYEEGEREMMKEQIGVLQNKLLEALDWKLMHESDPSMVQKANTDVVMEEVQDDGNLQISNQPGSPWRSSVSEENEFLRMQAIQNQVEMDTLRKKLEFCMEEKEKLERNVNDLVTKLDEERTYRTTKEGMQQVELPSLPTDVPIINFNDQMELKTMVDAIAAASQREAKAHETAIMLSKENDELRMKLKVLIEDNNKLIELYERAAAEGNYKTTNKIDRAEEGGTEAQNTDGFTELAKEKEFEMKNVIENLEHQLLDINEENEKLMGLYERAMQERDELKKMLSSSGQRRGESKLDFDCPEKLVEVDVMDHIESGELPMSVEVRDLIGETGLPGLNLQDRSDAFAKPAKSGGVEIPTVENNISGLNVEVDSGLGLGDSQVMKENQTDPQGDAYLESDRPPCFVGTKMSVEESTDLVEPVASYEVKISDEETGTSGLHPLDCQADSATQTDAGNLSDMETDPSNLNAVKLSEDLNLIRMKLARADEQLLDSAKSITNFGSLEKAIIEVNKLSRNIEEMEHGIKDKMQQFESLKVSTMEMKERRSLIDNKFSALKYTLSDFFSSMVYFEQREARARTRVIASTSYVDRKKDELARLQTQKDEIETAKRKLQQSEVELRNNLASLKSKLEEENRKQENEKVLFAIDNVERIDPSPKILHLGGKATELLKSEEEKTKLQTEMKLSREKLGTIRKESEDLSRKYGQAETEMQVVQAEVQKGLRSVEEMELALQGVLQEKETLLEMRESGKTEIENMIVEYQQHVYDADLKESELKIVEEELQMEMRRVEELQNARSTAMEMITGLLECTSCHSCCLSEKMKEELQNVRASVLEAKSLLGECH, from the exons ATGAAAATGGCGTTCATATCGGAGACGGCGAGCGCAATAAAGAGCCGGTTCGGGTTCCATGACCACGCCTCCAAGTCCTCTTCGACGAACTCTTCTCCCGATCTTCTCAAATCTACCTCCAAAGACAACAATGCCGCCTTCGCGCACTCCAATTCGGTGGTTCGCACCATCTCTAACTGGGACGAAGACGACACCGTTTCCGTCGCCGGATCTTCGTCCACGCAGAGCTTCGACTTCGACGAAGACCCTTCCTTCTGGAAAGATCACAATGTGCAG GTTATTATTAGAGTCCGTCCGCTTAGTAGTACTGAAATATCACTACAAGGCTACACCAAATGTGTTAGGCAAGAGAGTTGTCAGACTATTACTTGGACCGGGCACCCCGAGTCCCGCTTCACCTTTGATGTTGTTGCAGATGAGAATGTCAGCCAG GAGAAACTATTTAAAGTGGCTGGATTGCCGATGGTAGAGAATTGCATGGGAGGCTACAACAGTTGCATGTTCGCATATGGCCAA ACTGGAAGTGGAAAGACTCACACTATGCTTGGAGACATTGAGGGAGGCACTCGAAGACACAGTGTAAATTGTGGGATGACACCTAGAGTATTTGAACATTTATTCACAAGGATTCAAAAG GAAAAAGAGGCTCGTAGAGATGAAAAGTTGAGATTTACTTGTAAATGctcatttttggaaatatacAATGAACAGATTCTTGATCTTTTAGAGCCTTCCTCTAATAACTTGCAG ATAAGGGAAGACATTAAGAAAGGCGTTTATGTAGAGAACCTGAAGGAAATAGAAGTTACAAGTGCTCGAGATGTTATTCAACAACTTATTCAA GGGGCATCAAACAGAAAGGTAGCTGCTACTAATATGAATCGTGCTAGCAGTCGTTCTCACAGTGTATTTACTTGCATCATTGAGAGTAAG tGGGATTCCCAAGGTGTAAGTCACCATCGATTTGCTCGGCTTAATCTTGTTGATTTAGCTGGATCCGAAAG GCAGAAGAGTTCTGGTGCTGAAGGTGAACGTCTCAAGGAAGCTACCAATATCAACAAGTCTCTTTCGACATTGGG ACTTGTGATCATGAACCTAGTGAACATGTCAAATGGGAAGTCACTCCATGTTCCTTACCGGGATTCTAAGCTAACATTTTTGCTTCAG GATTCTCTAGGAGGGAATTCGAAAACAACTATAATTGCAAACATCAGTCCTTCTAGTTG CTGTTCATTGGAGACACTAAGCACATTGAAGTTCGCACAACGTGCTAAATTTATTAAGAACAAT GCAATTGTCAATGAGGATGCATCTGGAGATGTCATTGCCATGAGGATACAAATTCAACAACTCAAG AGAGAAGTATCTCGACTACGGGGGTTAGCAAGTGAGGGTGAAAATCAGGACAATGATACTTCAACATTAGGCTTTCCTGGTTCTCCAGGATCCTTTAAATGGGAAGGATTACATGGATCATTTAGTCCACTTGCCTCTGGTAAAAGGATGTCTCAG AAAAAAGATTATGAAGTTGCCCTTGTTGGGGCTTTCAGGAGGGAGAAGGATAAAGACATTGCTTTACAGGCATTGACCGCTGAAAATCAGGCAGCTGTGCAGTTA gtaaaacaaagagaaaatgagataaaagttttaaaaatgggGCTACGTTTTCGAGAAGCTGCAATAAAGAGGCTAGAAGCAGTTGCTTCTGGAAAGATTTTAGCTGAGACACACTTACTGAAAGAAAAGGAGGAACATTGGAAGGAAATTGAGGTCCTTCGAGGTCAGGTTGCTCGGAACCAAGAAGTGACAAGATTTGCTATGGAAAATCTGCAGCTAAAGGAAGAAATTAGAag ATTAAAGTCATTTTATGAGGAAGGAGAAAGGGAGATGATGAAAGAACAGATTGGGGTGTTACAAAACAAG TTGCTAGAAGCACTCGATTGGAAACTTATGCATGAATCAGATCCCTCAATGGTTCAG AAAGCAAATACAGATGTAGTGATGGAAGAAGTTCAGGATGATGGTAATCTACAGATTTCCAATCAG CCTGGATCGCCTTGGAGGTCTTCAGTGAGTGAGGAGAATGAATTCCTCCGCATGCAG GCTATACAAAACCAAGTAGAAATGGACACACTCCGCAAGAAACTAGAATTTTGCatggaagagaaagaaaaattggaaag AAATGTCAATGACTTGGTAACAAAACTTGATGAAGAGAGAACCTATAGAACCACTAAAGAAGGAATGCAGCAAGTTGAGCTTCCTTCTTTGCCAACTGATGTTCCCATTATCAATTTCAATGACCAAATGGAGCTGAAAACAATGGTTGATGCCATTGCTGCTGCAAGTCAAAGAGAAGCAAAGGCTCATGAGACAGCAATTATGTTATCcaaagagaatgatgaactgCGGATGAAGCTTAAGGTCTTGATTGAGGATAACAATAAACTCATTGAATTGTATGAAAGGGCTGCTGCAGAAGGTAACTACAAAACTACAAATAAAATTGACAGGGCCGAAGAAGGTGGCACTGAAGCTCAGAATACTGATGGTTTCACTGAACTTGCCAAAGAAAAAGAGTTTGAGATGAAAAATGTGATTGAAAACTTAGAGCATCAGCTTTTGGATATTAATGAAGAGAACGAAAAATTAATGGGTTTATATGAAAGAGCCATGCAGGAGAGGGATGAGCTAAAGAAGATGCTTTCTTCTTCTGGACAGAGAAGAGGTGAATCCAAATTAGATTTTGATTGCCCAGAAAAGCTTGTTGAAGTTGATGTCATGGATCATATTGAGTCAGGTGAACTTCCTATGTCTGTGGAGGTTAGAGATTTGATTGGGGAGACAGGTCTCCCGGGCTTGAACCTGCAGGATAGAAGTGATGCATTTGCGAAACCTGCCAAATCTGGAGGAGTGGAAATTCCCACGGTGGAAAACAATATTTCTGGATTAAATGTGGAAGTTGATTCCGGCCTAGGTCTTGGAGATTCTCAAGTAatgaaagaaaatcaaactgATCCTCAAGGAGATGCATATCTTGAGTCAGATAGACCTCCTTGCTTTGTTGGAACAAAAATGTCAGTGGAGGAAAGCACAGATTTAGTTGAACCTGTTGCATCCTATGAAGTGAAAATATCTGATGAAGAAACTGGTACCTCTGGCTTACATCCTTTGGATTGTCAAGCAGATTCTGCAACTCAGACTGATGCTGGGAATCTTTCTGACATGGAAACCGACCCATCCAATCTCAATGCTGTAAAGCTGTCAGAAGATCTGAATTTAATCAGAATGAAGCTGGCAAGGGCAGATGAACAACTTTTAGATTCTGCTAAAAGTATTACTAATTTTGGTTCACTTGAGAAAGCAATTATTGAGGTTAATAAGCTCTCAAGAAATATAGAAGAAATGGAACATGGAATTAAGGACAAGATGCAACAATTTGAATCACTTAAAGTCTCTACTAtggaaatgaaagaaagaagatcTCTTATTGACAATAAGTTTTCAGCTCTCAAATACACTCTGTCTGACTTCTTTTCATCTATggtttattttgaacaacgaGAAGCTAGGGCCAGAACAAGGGTAATTGCTTCAACTTCTTATGTGGACCGGAAGAAAGATGAATTGGCTCGTCTTCAAACCCAGAAGGATGAAATTGAGACTGCAAAGAGGAAGCTTCAGCAATCTGAAGTGGAATTGAGGAACAACCTTGCGTCCTTGAAATCAAAACTGGAGGAAGAAAACAGGAAACAAGAAAACGAAAAAGTTCTCTTCGCTATAGATAACGTTGAGAGAATAGACCCCTCACCAAAAATATTACATTTGGGTGGTAAAGCCACTGAATTGCTCAAGTCCGAGGAGGAGAAAACCAAGTTGCAAACTGAGATGAAGCTGTCTCGGGAAAAACTTGGGACCATAAGAAAGGAATCTGAAGATTTGAGCAGGAAGTATGGACAGGCAGAAACAGAGATGCAAGTAGTTCAAGCAGAGGTACAGAAAGGTTTGAGGTCTGTGGAAGAGATGGAGCTGGCACTACAAGGTGTACTCCAAGAGAAGGAGACGTTGTTGGAGATGAGAGAGAGTGGAAAgactgaaattgaaaatatgattGTTGAATACCAGCAGCATGTGTATGATGCAGATTTGAAGGAGTCAGAGTTGAAAATTGTGGAGGAAGAATTGCAGATGGAGATGAGGAGAGTGGAAGAATTACAAAATGCAAGGTCTACAGCCATGGAGATGATAACTGGTTTATTGGAGTGTACAAGTTGTCATTCATGCTGCTTATCAGAGAAGATGAAGGAAGAGCTGCAAAATGTTCGGGCATCTGTTTTGGAGGCAAAATCATTGCTAGGGGAATGCCATTGA
- the LOC142608346 gene encoding kinesin-like protein KIN-12E isoform X1 gives MKMAFISETASAIKSRFGFHDHASKSSSTNSSPDLLKSTSKDNNAAFAHSNSVVRTISNWDEDDTVSVAGSSSTQSFDFDEDPSFWKDHNVQVIIRVRPLSSTEISLQGYTKCVRQESCQTITWTGHPESRFTFDVVADENVSQEKLFKVAGLPMVENCMGGYNSCMFAYGQTGSGKTHTMLGDIEGGTRRHSVNCGMTPRVFEHLFTRIQKEKEARRDEKLRFTCKCSFLEIYNEQILDLLEPSSNNLQIREDIKKGVYVENLKEIEVTSARDVIQQLIQGASNRKVAATNMNRASSRSHSVFTCIIESKWDSQGVSHHRFARLNLVDLAGSERQKSSGAEGERLKEATNINKSLSTLGLVIMNLVNMSNGKSLHVPYRDSKLTFLLQDSLGGNSKTTIIANISPSSCCSLETLSTLKFAQRAKFIKNNAIVNEDASGDVIAMRIQIQQLKREVSRLRGLASEGENQDNDTSTLGFPGSPGSFKWEGLHGSFSPLASGKRMSQKKDYEVALVGAFRREKDKDIALQALTAENQAAVQLVKQRENEIKVLKMGLRFREAAIKRLEAVASGKILAETHLLKEKEEHWKEIEVLRGQVARNQEVTRFAMENLQLKEEIRRLKSFYEEGEREMMKEQIGVLQNKLLEALDWKLMHESDPSMVQKANTDVVMEEVQDDGNLQISNQKPGSPWRSSVSEENEFLRMQAIQNQVEMDTLRKKLEFCMEEKEKLERNVNDLVTKLDEERTYRTTKEGMQQVELPSLPTDVPIINFNDQMELKTMVDAIAAASQREAKAHETAIMLSKENDELRMKLKVLIEDNNKLIELYERAAAEGNYKTTNKIDRAEEGGTEAQNTDGFTELAKEKEFEMKNVIENLEHQLLDINEENEKLMGLYERAMQERDELKKMLSSSGQRRGESKLDFDCPEKLVEVDVMDHIESGELPMSVEVRDLIGETGLPGLNLQDRSDAFAKPAKSGGVEIPTVENNISGLNVEVDSGLGLGDSQVMKENQTDPQGDAYLESDRPPCFVGTKMSVEESTDLVEPVASYEVKISDEETGTSGLHPLDCQADSATQTDAGNLSDMETDPSNLNAVKLSEDLNLIRMKLARADEQLLDSAKSITNFGSLEKAIIEVNKLSRNIEEMEHGIKDKMQQFESLKVSTMEMKERRSLIDNKFSALKYTLSDFFSSMVYFEQREARARTRVIASTSYVDRKKDELARLQTQKDEIETAKRKLQQSEVELRNNLASLKSKLEEENRKQENEKVLFAIDNVERIDPSPKILHLGGKATELLKSEEEKTKLQTEMKLSREKLGTIRKESEDLSRKYGQAETEMQVVQAEVQKGLRSVEEMELALQGVLQEKETLLEMRESGKTEIENMIVEYQQHVYDADLKESELKIVEEELQMEMRRVEELQNARSTAMEMITGLLECTSCHSCCLSEKMKEELQNVRASVLEAKSLLGECH, from the exons ATGAAAATGGCGTTCATATCGGAGACGGCGAGCGCAATAAAGAGCCGGTTCGGGTTCCATGACCACGCCTCCAAGTCCTCTTCGACGAACTCTTCTCCCGATCTTCTCAAATCTACCTCCAAAGACAACAATGCCGCCTTCGCGCACTCCAATTCGGTGGTTCGCACCATCTCTAACTGGGACGAAGACGACACCGTTTCCGTCGCCGGATCTTCGTCCACGCAGAGCTTCGACTTCGACGAAGACCCTTCCTTCTGGAAAGATCACAATGTGCAG GTTATTATTAGAGTCCGTCCGCTTAGTAGTACTGAAATATCACTACAAGGCTACACCAAATGTGTTAGGCAAGAGAGTTGTCAGACTATTACTTGGACCGGGCACCCCGAGTCCCGCTTCACCTTTGATGTTGTTGCAGATGAGAATGTCAGCCAG GAGAAACTATTTAAAGTGGCTGGATTGCCGATGGTAGAGAATTGCATGGGAGGCTACAACAGTTGCATGTTCGCATATGGCCAA ACTGGAAGTGGAAAGACTCACACTATGCTTGGAGACATTGAGGGAGGCACTCGAAGACACAGTGTAAATTGTGGGATGACACCTAGAGTATTTGAACATTTATTCACAAGGATTCAAAAG GAAAAAGAGGCTCGTAGAGATGAAAAGTTGAGATTTACTTGTAAATGctcatttttggaaatatacAATGAACAGATTCTTGATCTTTTAGAGCCTTCCTCTAATAACTTGCAG ATAAGGGAAGACATTAAGAAAGGCGTTTATGTAGAGAACCTGAAGGAAATAGAAGTTACAAGTGCTCGAGATGTTATTCAACAACTTATTCAA GGGGCATCAAACAGAAAGGTAGCTGCTACTAATATGAATCGTGCTAGCAGTCGTTCTCACAGTGTATTTACTTGCATCATTGAGAGTAAG tGGGATTCCCAAGGTGTAAGTCACCATCGATTTGCTCGGCTTAATCTTGTTGATTTAGCTGGATCCGAAAG GCAGAAGAGTTCTGGTGCTGAAGGTGAACGTCTCAAGGAAGCTACCAATATCAACAAGTCTCTTTCGACATTGGG ACTTGTGATCATGAACCTAGTGAACATGTCAAATGGGAAGTCACTCCATGTTCCTTACCGGGATTCTAAGCTAACATTTTTGCTTCAG GATTCTCTAGGAGGGAATTCGAAAACAACTATAATTGCAAACATCAGTCCTTCTAGTTG CTGTTCATTGGAGACACTAAGCACATTGAAGTTCGCACAACGTGCTAAATTTATTAAGAACAAT GCAATTGTCAATGAGGATGCATCTGGAGATGTCATTGCCATGAGGATACAAATTCAACAACTCAAG AGAGAAGTATCTCGACTACGGGGGTTAGCAAGTGAGGGTGAAAATCAGGACAATGATACTTCAACATTAGGCTTTCCTGGTTCTCCAGGATCCTTTAAATGGGAAGGATTACATGGATCATTTAGTCCACTTGCCTCTGGTAAAAGGATGTCTCAG AAAAAAGATTATGAAGTTGCCCTTGTTGGGGCTTTCAGGAGGGAGAAGGATAAAGACATTGCTTTACAGGCATTGACCGCTGAAAATCAGGCAGCTGTGCAGTTA gtaaaacaaagagaaaatgagataaaagttttaaaaatgggGCTACGTTTTCGAGAAGCTGCAATAAAGAGGCTAGAAGCAGTTGCTTCTGGAAAGATTTTAGCTGAGACACACTTACTGAAAGAAAAGGAGGAACATTGGAAGGAAATTGAGGTCCTTCGAGGTCAGGTTGCTCGGAACCAAGAAGTGACAAGATTTGCTATGGAAAATCTGCAGCTAAAGGAAGAAATTAGAag ATTAAAGTCATTTTATGAGGAAGGAGAAAGGGAGATGATGAAAGAACAGATTGGGGTGTTACAAAACAAG TTGCTAGAAGCACTCGATTGGAAACTTATGCATGAATCAGATCCCTCAATGGTTCAG AAAGCAAATACAGATGTAGTGATGGAAGAAGTTCAGGATGATGGTAATCTACAGATTTCCAATCAG AAGCCTGGATCGCCTTGGAGGTCTTCAGTGAGTGAGGAGAATGAATTCCTCCGCATGCAG GCTATACAAAACCAAGTAGAAATGGACACACTCCGCAAGAAACTAGAATTTTGCatggaagagaaagaaaaattggaaag AAATGTCAATGACTTGGTAACAAAACTTGATGAAGAGAGAACCTATAGAACCACTAAAGAAGGAATGCAGCAAGTTGAGCTTCCTTCTTTGCCAACTGATGTTCCCATTATCAATTTCAATGACCAAATGGAGCTGAAAACAATGGTTGATGCCATTGCTGCTGCAAGTCAAAGAGAAGCAAAGGCTCATGAGACAGCAATTATGTTATCcaaagagaatgatgaactgCGGATGAAGCTTAAGGTCTTGATTGAGGATAACAATAAACTCATTGAATTGTATGAAAGGGCTGCTGCAGAAGGTAACTACAAAACTACAAATAAAATTGACAGGGCCGAAGAAGGTGGCACTGAAGCTCAGAATACTGATGGTTTCACTGAACTTGCCAAAGAAAAAGAGTTTGAGATGAAAAATGTGATTGAAAACTTAGAGCATCAGCTTTTGGATATTAATGAAGAGAACGAAAAATTAATGGGTTTATATGAAAGAGCCATGCAGGAGAGGGATGAGCTAAAGAAGATGCTTTCTTCTTCTGGACAGAGAAGAGGTGAATCCAAATTAGATTTTGATTGCCCAGAAAAGCTTGTTGAAGTTGATGTCATGGATCATATTGAGTCAGGTGAACTTCCTATGTCTGTGGAGGTTAGAGATTTGATTGGGGAGACAGGTCTCCCGGGCTTGAACCTGCAGGATAGAAGTGATGCATTTGCGAAACCTGCCAAATCTGGAGGAGTGGAAATTCCCACGGTGGAAAACAATATTTCTGGATTAAATGTGGAAGTTGATTCCGGCCTAGGTCTTGGAGATTCTCAAGTAatgaaagaaaatcaaactgATCCTCAAGGAGATGCATATCTTGAGTCAGATAGACCTCCTTGCTTTGTTGGAACAAAAATGTCAGTGGAGGAAAGCACAGATTTAGTTGAACCTGTTGCATCCTATGAAGTGAAAATATCTGATGAAGAAACTGGTACCTCTGGCTTACATCCTTTGGATTGTCAAGCAGATTCTGCAACTCAGACTGATGCTGGGAATCTTTCTGACATGGAAACCGACCCATCCAATCTCAATGCTGTAAAGCTGTCAGAAGATCTGAATTTAATCAGAATGAAGCTGGCAAGGGCAGATGAACAACTTTTAGATTCTGCTAAAAGTATTACTAATTTTGGTTCACTTGAGAAAGCAATTATTGAGGTTAATAAGCTCTCAAGAAATATAGAAGAAATGGAACATGGAATTAAGGACAAGATGCAACAATTTGAATCACTTAAAGTCTCTACTAtggaaatgaaagaaagaagatcTCTTATTGACAATAAGTTTTCAGCTCTCAAATACACTCTGTCTGACTTCTTTTCATCTATggtttattttgaacaacgaGAAGCTAGGGCCAGAACAAGGGTAATTGCTTCAACTTCTTATGTGGACCGGAAGAAAGATGAATTGGCTCGTCTTCAAACCCAGAAGGATGAAATTGAGACTGCAAAGAGGAAGCTTCAGCAATCTGAAGTGGAATTGAGGAACAACCTTGCGTCCTTGAAATCAAAACTGGAGGAAGAAAACAGGAAACAAGAAAACGAAAAAGTTCTCTTCGCTATAGATAACGTTGAGAGAATAGACCCCTCACCAAAAATATTACATTTGGGTGGTAAAGCCACTGAATTGCTCAAGTCCGAGGAGGAGAAAACCAAGTTGCAAACTGAGATGAAGCTGTCTCGGGAAAAACTTGGGACCATAAGAAAGGAATCTGAAGATTTGAGCAGGAAGTATGGACAGGCAGAAACAGAGATGCAAGTAGTTCAAGCAGAGGTACAGAAAGGTTTGAGGTCTGTGGAAGAGATGGAGCTGGCACTACAAGGTGTACTCCAAGAGAAGGAGACGTTGTTGGAGATGAGAGAGAGTGGAAAgactgaaattgaaaatatgattGTTGAATACCAGCAGCATGTGTATGATGCAGATTTGAAGGAGTCAGAGTTGAAAATTGTGGAGGAAGAATTGCAGATGGAGATGAGGAGAGTGGAAGAATTACAAAATGCAAGGTCTACAGCCATGGAGATGATAACTGGTTTATTGGAGTGTACAAGTTGTCATTCATGCTGCTTATCAGAGAAGATGAAGGAAGAGCTGCAAAATGTTCGGGCATCTGTTTTGGAGGCAAAATCATTGCTAGGGGAATGCCATTGA